A region of Pyxidicoccus parkwaysis DNA encodes the following proteins:
- a CDS encoding LysR substrate-binding domain-containing protein → MPLPSEWLPALAAFESAARHQNFAHAAEELHLTTSAISHHVRKLEAQLGVALFQRHARGVLLTPEGRQLADTASSAMADIDGVLRGLSTARDERNRVRINTLHSLTYTWLMPRLPAFTAAHPHIRIQVDTESSLARFDEGGPDLAIRHGEGHWTGLTAHHLMDDSLFPVASPRLPGVAELRDAADVAKLPLVRDLSRQGWADWFRAAGVRDVPFDERHGFSDTTDALLAAVHGLGAALGRERIVTPYLADGRLVRLPGPVLLARFGYFIVYPSHRRLRQAARTFVDWLLQQSPRPSQPR, encoded by the coding sequence ATGCCCCTGCCCTCCGAATGGCTCCCGGCCCTGGCGGCGTTCGAGTCCGCCGCGCGTCACCAGAACTTCGCCCATGCGGCGGAGGAGCTGCACCTGACCACCAGCGCCATCAGCCACCATGTGCGCAAGCTGGAGGCCCAGCTCGGCGTCGCCCTCTTCCAGCGGCACGCGCGCGGCGTCCTGCTGACGCCCGAGGGACGCCAGCTCGCGGACACGGCCAGCAGCGCCATGGCCGACATCGACGGCGTGCTGCGAGGCCTCAGCACCGCACGCGACGAGCGCAACCGCGTGCGCATCAACACCCTGCACTCGCTGACCTACACCTGGCTGATGCCGCGCCTGCCGGCCTTCACCGCCGCACACCCGCACATCCGCATCCAGGTCGACACGGAGTCGTCGCTGGCTCGCTTCGACGAAGGAGGCCCCGACCTGGCCATCCGCCACGGTGAGGGCCACTGGACGGGCCTGACGGCGCACCACCTGATGGACGACTCCCTCTTCCCGGTGGCCTCGCCCCGCCTGCCCGGCGTCGCGGAGCTGCGGGACGCGGCGGATGTCGCGAAGCTGCCGCTGGTGCGGGACTTGTCGCGCCAGGGCTGGGCGGACTGGTTCCGCGCGGCCGGCGTGCGCGACGTGCCGTTCGACGAGCGCCATGGCTTCAGCGACACAACGGATGCGCTGCTGGCCGCGGTGCACGGCCTGGGCGCGGCGCTCGGGCGCGAGCGGATTGTCACGCCGTACCTCGCGGATGGCCGCCTCGTGCGCCTGCCTGGCCCCGTGCTGCTCGCGCGCTTCGGCTACTTCATCGTGTACCCGTCCCACCGCCGGCTGCGGCAGGCGGCGCGGACCTTCGTGGACTGGCTGCTCCAGCAGTCTCCGCGTCCGTCCCAGCCGCGCTAG
- a CDS encoding DMT family transporter, which translates to MSSTTLARPATPPLAVSWQTPLELGVLGAIWGASFMFMRIAAKDFGAMPLVEMRLALGALVLMPFLWKARASFPLKLWPKLALIGAINSAVPFALFAWAAQRAPAGVGAICNSMAVLFTALVAFLFYGERIGARRAVALLAGFVGVVVLASGKTAGASIGWAVGAGTSAAFLYGIGGNLVKRKLTGLPPGAVAAATLVCSAVLILPFAIASWPEHSIPMRSWLSAGGLGVLCTGVAYAIFYRLIMRIGAARASTVTYIVPLTAVTWAWLLLDEPLTVPMLIAGTMILGSVALSQKQPA; encoded by the coding sequence ATGAGCTCGACCACGCTGGCCCGCCCCGCAACTCCACCCCTCGCAGTCTCCTGGCAGACGCCGCTGGAACTGGGCGTGCTGGGCGCCATCTGGGGCGCGTCGTTCATGTTCATGCGTATCGCGGCGAAGGACTTCGGCGCGATGCCGTTGGTGGAGATGCGGCTCGCGCTGGGCGCGCTCGTGCTGATGCCGTTCCTGTGGAAGGCGAGGGCGTCCTTCCCGCTGAAGCTCTGGCCGAAGCTGGCCCTGATTGGCGCCATCAACTCGGCGGTGCCCTTCGCGCTGTTCGCCTGGGCCGCGCAGCGGGCGCCGGCCGGCGTGGGCGCCATCTGCAACAGCATGGCGGTGCTGTTCACCGCGCTGGTGGCGTTCCTCTTCTACGGCGAGCGCATCGGCGCGCGGCGCGCGGTGGCGCTGCTCGCGGGCTTCGTCGGAGTGGTGGTGCTGGCCAGCGGGAAGACGGCGGGTGCGAGCATCGGCTGGGCGGTGGGCGCGGGCACCTCGGCCGCGTTCCTCTACGGCATCGGTGGGAATCTGGTGAAGCGGAAGCTCACGGGCCTGCCGCCCGGTGCCGTGGCGGCGGCCACGCTGGTGTGCTCGGCGGTGCTCATCCTCCCGTTCGCCATCGCCTCATGGCCGGAGCACTCCATTCCCATGCGGTCCTGGCTGAGCGCGGGTGGGCTCGGCGTGCTCTGCACCGGCGTGGCCTATGCCATCTTCTACCGGCTCATCATGCGCATCGGCGCGGCGCGTGCCTCCACCGTCACGTACATCGTCCCGCTGACTGCCGTGACGTGGGCGTGGCTGCTCCTGGACGAGCCGCTCACCGTCCCCATGCTCATCGCCGGGACGATGATTCTCGGCAGCGTGGCGCTGAGCCAGAAGCAGCCGGCGTAG
- a CDS encoding ABC transporter permease produces MNLIALHRQFTAELLKARKRNLFLGVLGLLLFFGVLPVPIAIAGSANDNMRDWARSLVTFPGCLFNTIKIANISLPLLITVVAAGAVGSEYSGGTWKMTLPRTTSRASSLVAKFLATLVLTLGAVAFTYVFAIVMGAGGSLALGLNFVPGPVNLGAGDIGRMVAYYTLEFGCTISLTMLASVATRSFVGGTLLGFTAQHLLRGAVFLPGGWVSPMANLDSLQTRWLALSAYDKQDVENVLGHDMTWQASTVSVVAFSLAFMLLTMWLFEKRDLASE; encoded by the coding sequence ATGAACCTCATCGCGCTCCATCGCCAATTCACCGCGGAGCTCCTCAAGGCCCGCAAGCGCAACCTCTTCCTCGGCGTGCTCGGGCTGCTGCTCTTCTTCGGGGTGCTGCCGGTGCCCATCGCCATCGCCGGGTCGGCCAACGACAACATGCGGGATTGGGCCCGCAGCCTCGTCACGTTCCCGGGCTGCCTGTTCAACACCATCAAGATTGCGAACATCTCGCTCCCCCTCCTCATCACGGTGGTGGCCGCGGGAGCGGTGGGCAGCGAGTACTCCGGTGGCACGTGGAAGATGACGCTGCCGAGGACGACGTCGCGCGCCTCGTCGCTGGTGGCGAAGTTCCTGGCCACGCTGGTGCTGACGCTGGGCGCGGTGGCCTTCACCTACGTCTTCGCGATTGTCATGGGCGCGGGAGGCTCGCTCGCCCTGGGACTGAACTTCGTGCCCGGCCCGGTGAACCTGGGCGCGGGGGACATTGGCAGGATGGTGGCGTACTACACGCTGGAGTTCGGCTGCACCATCAGCCTCACGATGCTCGCCTCGGTGGCCACGCGCTCGTTCGTCGGCGGCACCCTGCTCGGCTTCACCGCCCAGCACCTGCTGCGCGGGGCGGTGTTCCTCCCCGGAGGATGGGTCTCCCCGATGGCGAACCTGGACTCGCTCCAGACGAGGTGGCTCGCGCTGAGCGCATACGACAAGCAGGACGTGGAGAATGTGCTGGGCCACGACATGACCTGGCAGGCGAGCACCGTGTCGGTGGTGGCCTTCTCCCTCGCCTTCATGCTCCTCACCATGTGGCTGTTCGAGAAGCGGGACCTCGCGTCGGAATAG
- a CDS encoding ABC transporter ATP-binding protein produces the protein MDYAIRTEGLTKRYGALAAVNNLSLEVPAGSVFGFLGPNGAGKTTTIRMLLGLIKPTSGAASVMGVDVLRERPRLSTLVGAIVEVPAFYPYLSAAENLRVMALGAGHALAAGESDRLLTLVGLAKELKRPVKQFSLGMKQRLGLAAALIGDPPVLFLDEPTNGLDPDGAREIRDLIGSLKREGRTVFLSSHLLQEVERICTDVAIVQNGELRTQGNVAKLLASSGIELRVSSMARAAALLNLPPAEGLTSDAGWLLAEGADSAVPGVLRKLLQADVDVYEVRPKRNSLEQLFFEATANARGGKHP, from the coding sequence ATGGACTACGCCATCCGTACGGAGGGCCTGACGAAAAGGTATGGCGCCCTCGCGGCGGTGAACAACCTGAGCCTCGAGGTGCCCGCCGGCTCCGTGTTCGGCTTTCTGGGGCCGAACGGCGCGGGCAAGACGACGACCATCCGCATGCTGTTGGGGCTCATCAAGCCCACGTCCGGCGCGGCATCGGTGATGGGCGTGGACGTGCTGCGCGAGCGGCCCCGCCTTTCCACGCTCGTCGGTGCCATCGTCGAGGTGCCCGCCTTCTACCCGTACCTGAGCGCGGCGGAGAACCTGCGCGTGATGGCGCTCGGCGCGGGCCATGCGCTGGCCGCGGGCGAGTCGGACCGGCTGCTGACGCTCGTGGGCCTGGCGAAGGAGCTCAAGCGTCCGGTGAAGCAGTTCTCGCTGGGCATGAAGCAGCGGCTCGGGCTCGCGGCGGCGCTCATCGGAGACCCGCCGGTGCTCTTCCTCGATGAGCCCACCAACGGCCTGGACCCCGACGGAGCGCGCGAGATTCGAGACCTCATCGGCTCGCTGAAGCGCGAGGGCCGCACGGTGTTCCTCTCCAGCCACCTGCTCCAGGAGGTGGAGCGCATCTGCACGGACGTCGCCATCGTCCAGAACGGTGAGCTGCGCACCCAGGGCAACGTCGCGAAGCTGCTGGCCTCGAGCGGCATCGAGCTGCGCGTCTCGTCCATGGCGCGCGCCGCGGCCCTGCTGAACCTGCCGCCGGCGGAGGGACTGACGTCCGACGCGGGCTGGCTGTTGGCCGAGGGCGCCGACAGCGCGGTGCCGGGCGTGCTGCGCAAGCTCCTGCAGGCAGACGTGGACGTGTACGAGGTACGTCCGAAGCGCAACTCGCTGGAGCAGCTCTTCTTCGAGGCCACCGCCAACGCGCGGGGAGGCAAGCACCCATGA
- a CDS encoding bifunctional methionine sulfoxide reductase B/A protein — protein sequence MSHAAAIPPPFRSAPRRFLPFALVAFAVLAACTEARGAAPGASAPSTPRPTVNDTRSYVKPADAELRRTLSPLAYEVTQEAATEPAFHNTFWDNHAEGLYVDVATGEPLFSSRDKFDSGTGWPSFTRPVDGARVVEKRDVTLGMVRVEVRSKAGDSHLGHVFDDGPRPTGLRYCINSAALRFIPVNDLAKEGYGAWLPLFGREAPASAVAPATKAGNGAAKVTVPAAATETALLAGGCFWGMEEILRKIPGVLKTDVGYTGGVFKHPTYEDVSSGETGHAESVRVVFDPKVLSYETLLEKWFFRMHDPTTPNRQGNDVGTQYRSAIFYLSDEQRRVAEEVKARVNASGKWKRPVVTQITPAGEFTPAEEYHQDYLEKNPGGYTCHYLRD from the coding sequence ATGTCGCACGCTGCCGCCATCCCACCCCCTTTCCGCAGCGCACCGCGCCGGTTCCTTCCCTTCGCGCTGGTGGCCTTCGCCGTGCTGGCCGCGTGCACCGAGGCACGCGGCGCGGCCCCGGGCGCCAGCGCTCCTTCCACTCCGAGGCCCACCGTGAATGACACCCGCAGCTACGTGAAGCCCGCCGACGCGGAGCTTCGCCGCACCCTCTCGCCCCTCGCGTACGAGGTGACACAGGAGGCCGCCACCGAGCCCGCCTTCCACAACACCTTCTGGGACAACCACGCGGAAGGGCTCTACGTGGATGTCGCCACGGGAGAGCCGCTGTTCTCCTCGCGCGACAAGTTCGACTCCGGCACCGGCTGGCCCAGCTTCACGCGCCCCGTGGACGGCGCGCGCGTCGTGGAGAAGCGCGACGTCACCCTCGGCATGGTGCGTGTGGAGGTCCGCTCCAAGGCGGGGGACTCGCACCTGGGCCACGTGTTCGACGACGGGCCCCGGCCCACCGGCCTGCGCTACTGCATCAACTCGGCGGCGCTGCGCTTCATCCCGGTGAATGATTTGGCCAAGGAGGGCTACGGCGCATGGTTGCCGCTGTTCGGCCGCGAGGCTCCGGCGAGCGCGGTGGCTCCAGCGACGAAGGCGGGGAACGGCGCGGCGAAGGTCACGGTGCCGGCGGCGGCCACGGAGACGGCGCTGCTCGCGGGTGGCTGCTTCTGGGGCATGGAGGAAATCCTCCGGAAGATTCCGGGCGTCCTCAAGACGGACGTCGGCTACACGGGCGGCGTCTTCAAGCACCCCACCTACGAGGACGTGAGCTCCGGCGAAACGGGGCACGCCGAGTCCGTGCGCGTGGTGTTCGACCCGAAGGTGCTCAGCTACGAGACGCTGCTGGAGAAGTGGTTCTTCCGCATGCACGACCCGACGACGCCCAACCGGCAGGGCAATGACGTGGGCACGCAGTACCGCTCCGCCATCTTCTACCTGTCCGACGAGCAGCGCCGCGTGGCCGAGGAGGTGAAGGCTCGCGTCAACGCCTCCGGGAAGTGGAAGCGCCCCGTTGTCACCCAAATCACTCCGGCCGGCGAGTTCACCCCGGCCGAGGAGTACCACCAGGACTACCTGGAGAAGAACCCGGGCGGCTACACGTGCCACTACCTGCGTGACTGA
- a CDS encoding carboxymuconolactone decarboxylase family protein: MTTPTIPPVGPTTTPSAAEPTLAALKAKFGSVPKMFSTFAHSPAALDAVAGYFDAMGRAKLSPRTQEAIAIAVAELNRCTYCLSAHTALAKGHGVKADELSGFRTGRSADPREQAILDLAVAIARTRAADVGPQLAQARKAGLSDAELVEVVAAVAQNVLTNYLNVVAGTEVDFPRVA, from the coding sequence ATGACCACGCCCACCATTCCGCCCGTCGGCCCCACCACCACGCCCTCCGCCGCCGAGCCCACGCTCGCCGCGCTGAAGGCGAAGTTCGGGAGCGTGCCGAAGATGTTCTCCACCTTCGCCCACTCGCCCGCGGCGCTCGACGCGGTGGCGGGCTACTTCGACGCCATGGGCCGCGCGAAGCTGTCGCCGCGCACGCAGGAGGCCATCGCCATCGCCGTGGCGGAGCTGAACCGCTGCACCTACTGCCTCTCCGCGCACACGGCGCTGGCGAAGGGTCACGGGGTGAAGGCGGATGAGTTGAGCGGCTTCCGCACCGGCCGCTCGGCGGACCCGCGTGAGCAGGCCATCCTGGACCTGGCCGTGGCCATCGCCCGCACGCGGGCCGCGGACGTGGGCCCGCAGCTCGCGCAGGCGCGCAAGGCGGGGCTGAGCGACGCGGAACTGGTGGAGGTGGTGGCCGCCGTCGCGCAGAACGTGCTCACCAACTACCTCAACGTCGTGGCCGGCACCGAGGTGGACTTCCCTCGCGTCGCCTGA